In a genomic window of Schistocerca gregaria isolate iqSchGreg1 chromosome 5, iqSchGreg1.2, whole genome shotgun sequence:
- the LOC126272868 gene encoding lysM and putative peptidoglycan-binding domain-containing protein 3-like, producing the protein MKQSYYKQKSGTELRRQRKSVAPNDFEETEFIFHQSDDSDNDFPLHSKKEEHYVEKELQQGDTLQSLSLDFNCSIAELKRINKIHKENEIYALRIVKIPIKPGSFIIEKLQAENIKHNVKDDSLTLTAEIHSTHAEADLSRRLAANSIPPSLPPDEENLKIFDSKQLVSNALSHLNNQSTNCILKGDIQLSDDRRDLNELTEMPVSAQDTSSLWRCNGDDCGLSWKPLLLFILSLGLAGPLLYIIYIAEKRNPT; encoded by the exons AAAAAGTGTTGCTCCCAATGATTTTGAGGAAACTGAATTCATTTTCCATCAAAGTGATGATAGTGACAACGATTTCCCTTTACACTCTAAGAAAGAGGAGCATTATGTTGAAAAAGAACTTCAACAAGGAGACACGTTACAATCACTATCCCTGGATTTTAATTGCTCA ATTGCTGAGCTGAAGAGAATCAATAAAATTCATAAGGAAAATGAAATATATGCATTGAGAATAGTGAAGATTCCAATTAAACCTGGTTCTTTCATAATAGAGAAACTCCAGGCAGAAAATATCAAACATAATGTAAAAGATGACTCACTGACACTGACAGCAGAGATCCATAGCACACATGCGGAAGCTGATCTCTCTCGCAGGTTAGCGGCCAACAGCATTCCTCCATCTTTACCGCCAGATGaagaaaacttaaaaatatttGACAGCAAGCAGCTGGTTAGCAATGCTCTGAGCCATTTAAATAACCAGTCTACAAACTGTATACTGAAAGGTGATATACAACTAAGTGATGACAGAAGGGACTTAAATGAATTAACTGAAATGCCAGTATCAGCGCAAGATACAAGCTCATTGTGGCGATGCAATGGAGATGATTGTGGATTATCATGGAAACCACTACTACTTTTCATCTTGTCACTTGGCTTGGCAGGGCCTCTCCTGTATATTATTTACATTGCAGAGAAAAGAAATCCTACATAA